The DNA window ttgtgtttttatttaaataggcataatatattgtttatcaCTTTTAATATAAGATTCAATTCTCATATCTATCTTATTTAACCAAACCAATAAAATCgatttaaaaaagaagaaacaatGATGAATTCAATTTCAACCGTTTAGTTAGACCATATGAGCTGAACCTTCAATAAAACAAatcattttgtttcatttatttttaaaatatacatctAAGTATTCCTCACACATCAAAAAGTTTATacaatttaacataaattttcaaaaccTTATAtccaaacaaatcaaatatgaaataaatgttCAACTATCCAATCTTAAAAGTTGaaactgaaaattaaaatatattgaaatcatCCCATCACGATTGAATTATTTAACAACCATAATTAAGCCAAGCTATTACAactttattaatacaaaatttaacatTTCAAATAAGGCAACTACTTAAAAGTCCATAACGTGTTGATCATAATGtcaacaacaaaacaaaaaaaaactctccTGGTCTCATTGAGGGTTCCAAAAACACTTAGCTTATTGATTTTGCAGCAGTTACAACTGCCTCAACCGTAATTCCAAACTCCTCGTATATCTTCCCCGCCGGAGCACTAGCCCCGAAACTGTCGATTCCGATAGCCTTCCCTTTACTCCCGACAATCTTCGCCCACCCGAAAGTCGTCCCGGCTTCAATGCTCACCTTGGCCTCAACCGCCTTAGGTAAAACACTTTCCTTGTATTCGTCCGATTGTGCGAAGAAAAGTTCCCAACAAACGAACGATACAACCCTAACCGTCTTCCCTTCTTTCCTAAGTATATCGGCCGCTTTAACCGCTATTTCAAGTTCAGATCCGGTACCGATCAAAATCACATCCGGGTTATTCTTACCCGATGAATTATCTGATATAATATATCCTCCCTTCTCGACTCCTTCAATTGAAGTCCCGTCAAGGTGTGGCAACTTTTGACGGGAGAGTGCTAGAACGGTGGGAGTCTTTCGACTCTCGATTGCAACTTTATAGGCACCAGCGGTTTCAGTTCCGTCAGCAGGACGCATCATGAAAATGTTGGGCATGGCACGGAAACTGGCTAAGTGTTCAATGGGTTGATGGGTCGGGCCATCTTCTCCGAGCCCAATTGAGTCGTGTGTCATCACGTAGATGACCCTAGCTTCGGCTAGGGCGGAGATTCTCATTGCGGCTCTCATGTAGTCGGTGAAGACGAAGAATGTAGCACAGTAAGGGATGAAACCGGGGGTGTGGAGAGCGATTCCATTGCATATGGCTCCCATTGCGTGTTCGCGAACGCCAAACCGGATGTTTCGTTCTTCAGGAGTGCTCTTTTGGAAATCACCGAATGTCTTAAGTAGAGTCATGTTTGAGGAAGCGAGATCGGCACTTCCCCCTAGGAATCCGGGGATTACCTTCACGAGTGCGTTTAGACATTGTTGGGAGAGGTTTCTCGTGGCGTCAGCAGCGCTTTCAGTAGTGTACGTCTACAAAAGTTGGAATAACAttagaaaatttcaaaatatctcATGAAAAAGGagttttcaaacaaatttacgACAATGTCTGATTTGAATCGAGATCAATAAAGCGTTTTAAATGGGTGCATCATCACTAACCGGAAGAGCTTTCTCCCAACCAGAGGGTAATTCGCCAGAAATGATCGTTTTCAACTCCGCCGCTTCCTCTGGATATTTTTTCTCGTACGCCGAAAATTTAGCGTTCCACTCAGCTTCAATAGCAGCACCAGCAGGTGTATGGCGGCTCCAGTGACTGCAGGTCacatataacattaatattgtCTTAAAAGAGTGGATAATTACGATTACTATTTACTACGCACCTTTTGACATCTTCGGGCACGTGAAGAGGTTCGTATGGCCAACCTAGGTTCTGCCTTGTGGCATCAACTTCCTTGGCACCAAGAGCACTTCCATGCACACTATAACTGTTGGATTTGTTTGGAGAACCAAAGCCAATGGTCGTAGTTACCTGAAATGATGAATAGAAGATTATTCGAAAACGCACAAACAAGACTATATGAAcatcatttataataaactgtttatctgtaaataaataaaacagttATTATACCTTGATCAAAGTTGGCTTGTCTTTGACAGCTTTAGCTTCCTGAATAGCAGCACGAATTTCATCATAACCAGTGTTTCCGTTCTTAACCCATATAACATGCCAGCCAAGAGCTTGAAAACGAGCATCGACATTCTCAGTGAATGCAATATCAGTGTCACCATCAATTGAAATATGGTTGTCATCATAGAAAGCAATCAGCTTTCCAAGCCCCCAATGTCCAGCAAGTGAACAAGCTTCATTGGAAATTCCTTCCATTTGACAACCATCTCCCAATATCGCATACCTAATGAGAATTTAAGGGGAAACAACATATAAACATTGATttctacaaaaagaaaaagaggaaGGTTTCTGTTCTTTACGTGTAATGATCAACAATCTCGGCGTCTGGTTTGTTGAAACGAGCAGCCAAATGCTTCTCTGCAGCAGCCAACCCAACAGCATTGGCAATTCCCTGTCCAAGAGGACCTGGATAGAGTTTTCAGAAAAAAGAAAGTGTTAAATACTGGATTCTAATTGTCGATTCAGTGTCTCCATAGATATATGTTGtgaataaaccaaacaaaaatatcttcatttaaaaaaaaaaacttgacaCATGTAGGGAAAATACATAAAGACTATTATGTTTGAAAAAGTGAAACATTTATCCATTGGTCCATGCTTCCGTGAAGATTACAGATACTATAGGCAACCCAAAAAACCATTACAAACCAAGTTTTGACATGTGTTGTgaaacatcaaacaaacaaagaaaacaatATCTAGATTCGAAAGCATATAAGAAATTTGAATCAAGACAAGTCGAAAGAGCTGAAATCGATACTAATCATCGCTCTCTTGATGATCTGATCCATCTTTTCCTCTCTTCCAGGCATCATAATTCACACCACTGTGGAGTTTGTATGTTTCGCAATTAAAGTAGTTTTTTGTATGTTTCTTAAGTCTTAACTTAAGTCATTCATCTTACCGAATTAAgctattatttgaattaaactcTATTATCAACCCCCAgcctaaatatatcaatttgaatcaaaatctaataaCATCTTGACAGAAATCCAAACCAGTTGTAACTTCAACACCAGGGGTTTCAAAGTTTTCTGGGTGACCAGGTGTACTGCTTCCCCATTGCCTGAAATTCTTCAGATCTTCTTCCTGAGATGCAAAAACCCAATGCATTGAGGTTAATCTCCATGAAATGAAGCCAACCAATCTCAAACTGTTAGATCTAAatctaattaagtgaaaaaaAACAAACCTTGACACTGTCATATCCAGCAAGATGAAGAAGAGCATACTGAAGCATACAACCATGACCAGCGGAGAGAACAAAGCGATCGCGATTAAACCAATAAGGGTTCTTCGGGTTATACCTCATAACTTCATCGTAAAGAATATGACCCATTGGTGCACAACCCATAGGAAGACCTGGGTGACCCGAATTAGCCTTCTCGACTGCATCAATTGATAGAAATCGAATCGTGTTGACCGATTTATCGACGAGTTCAGTGTCAGTCTTCCCGATAGTCTCAACGGCGGCGGAAGCCCGAGTTGAGGTGCATCGGGAGTTCAAGCGGCGGCTTGATCGAGTTGGGATAGAAGATGGGGCGGCGGAAGATGAGGATTTTAGACCGGAGAAAGTGGGAATAGAGATAGCGGCGGCGGGGAGAAGGATGCGATCGGATGAAGGTGATGCATTGTGGGTTGTGGAACGGTAGATTAGGGCTTGTGAAAGAGtcaacgaagaagaagatgccattgttaaagagagaaaagattAACAGAAGGAAATGTATGAAGAACTTGGTTTTTGAGACCTCGATCACTCCGTATCTTCTCTTTTGTATCTCGGCGGAGAAGAGAGATGTTTAAGTCTTGTTTGTTTATGTACTTTATTTACAACAGAACAGAAGGACGGCTGTGTCCGGTTTGGAGGGCCCGTTTGGTTGTTGATAAACTTTCTTTTCATCCACTTCTTAAAATTCATATTTGCCCATAAATTAATCTGTAtatcaaataatgatttatgtatttttatattttcaaataagttttaATTGATCCCATTTGGCTATTGATAAAATGAGGATGATATGACCGTTAGATCTGGATAAAGATATGTTTGGGCCATTGATCTTGACTAGGAAACAAATATTGCCTAAAATCAAggatttcttcttattttttttacttttttatacaaaataaaatacccttttttcttttttacttttttttttgcatttacattgaaaaaaatatatttaaatttcaggGTTAGATGTTAAATTAAACATCCACATATATTGTCccatgtaaaaaaaaatatatatatatatatatatatatatataatttattaatatatatttaattcaattttattttaaaatattacccATCTAGATTATTCTTGAGATATTAGACTAAAAAATTTTCTTCCAAATTTCTAGTTTAAACTTAGATTTAagtctaaaaaatattttaaaataaatcaatgtctaaaatataatttttatttatttaatactaagACAATTAAGATTCCATATAAATTCTTAAAAGTAATGATACGAGAAGCTAAAATTTTGTAAACAAATTACTTGAAAAATGATTCGATTGATGACTAAgtctaaatcaaaatatttatttatttttcttctttttattaataacttttctctcttttattttatatatttttttcttttttctttttatttattaatttataattatttatttatatatttaaatttatttatttatttatatacttttaagagtaataatagacaaaatttaataaatcaataaatatatattacatctaataaatatatataagagaataaaaatttatatatctaattaattattttttttatctattattttttaacaagttaatagttaattaatttatttatgtatttttaaaatgaataataataagaagaataaataaataaataaaatatatatatattaaatgataaatatatatatacctaataaaaattaaatatttttaactattatttttctttttaaaagttctctatcttatttttcttttaattttttttttctatttcatttttttaaaagatttattaaaaattaaattcaattagtattaacttttcttttatactaaagtattttttatagattaaatattagtaatttgagttttatttattttaaatatttatagttaataatttatctcataattatctaattttattaaaataaatatttataataattttataataaaaaattaaaaagaaagaaattattaaataattttttaaataataaaaaattaaagagagataaattattaggtgacatgtaaaatttaaaattaaagagaacATTGATACGTGTCATATTTTTAAAGTGACATGTGAATTTGGAATGCAAAACTCCATGAAAAATGAATATTCTTTTTAATCACCAaatattctcttattttttactaattaaataattaatttatttctcttatattaattaattggaaTCTCTCCTTCattctttgatttattattatttttcttaaatcctaaattttattaatatttattatttttctatttaactctaaatttcattaatattgtttttataaaccTATATCAAAATCACTTAGTATTTTTATCCTCACTAAActctaaaatttattattactttcttttttatattttccttcaacattaataaattatatttttttattttttttcattctaagtcttactaatatttttttatttttacctacgttagaaaaaaaagaaaaagggaaaaaaattcattatacactttctcttctttcctttctattttttaattttcctatagaaataaataaaaaataattcaaaaattataaataaattatcaaaaaatatcataacaatttttaaattgatagataagatttttaaataatttttttataaaaacaaaccagtaataaagtaaaaaaaatacttatttataataGAATAATTATTATACCATATACCTTAAACTCTAAATCATataccctaaactctaaactaattatataaatatatcaatataaataaattgtaaatcCTAAGTCTTATACCCTAAACTTTGTGAAACACTGTGAATAACACGATTCATCCTACTTTGTATtccttattttgttattttaaaattagattacattatattattatttactcaaaaatattattatgatattttaataataaattatttttaaattttgagttattatatttagtgtgaaccattctttttaatttttgaattatttttaaggaaatgagatgagaaaagagaaatatgaaaaaaaaagagaagatacaaaatttaatttataagaaattaattaatataaagatgagaaattaattagtgaaagatgataaaatatttgatgattaattatttaattattattttttactttagcGGCTCCAAAATCCGTCCACTATGTTACTCTAAATTCTTTtagcattttaaattaattgtttttttttttaaagtaagtTAGCATGGTTTTGAAATACTCTTTTAACTtgagtttcatatttatttattaattttcaggtcttattgtttttatttgttctaTTTCTTTATTCCTTGTTTCTTTGTGTTGTCATGttagttataattataaaattgaccTTCAttataagaaaaacaaaatcacaAATTGTGAGGAAGATTGGTTATTGAGGTTACATATTGTTTGGAAATCAAACGAGGCTTATAAAGTGCTTCCTCCATTCAAGAAAAGAGGAAAGAGGTTGGTGAATACTCATGTAGTTGTTGGATCAAAGGTTTGGTGAGGGCTTTACGCCTTTACCAACTTTATATTGCCCTGTTTGATTCCCTGATTTTCAACCAACTTTTAGTCAAACTAACGATcttacccaaaaaaaaaaagtaaaataaaattagaacttcaaataattttataaggaGTGATGCTAAATGGACAAAgtaattatcaaaaataattatgatttcttAACTTCATATATTGGAGGAGGAAATATTattaaaccttttttttataaaataaaacgttaagaaattat is part of the Impatiens glandulifera chromosome 1, dImpGla2.1, whole genome shotgun sequence genome and encodes:
- the LOC124919452 gene encoding transketolase, chloroplastic-like codes for the protein MASSSSLTLSQALIYRSTTHNASPSSDRILLPAAAISIPTFSGLKSSSSAAPSSIPTRSSRRLNSRCTSTRASAAVETIGKTDTELVDKSVNTIRFLSIDAVEKANSGHPGLPMGCAPMGHILYDEVMRYNPKNPYWFNRDRFVLSAGHGCMLQYALLHLAGYDSVKEEDLKNFRQWGSSTPGHPENFETPGVEVTTGPLGQGIANAVGLAAAEKHLAARFNKPDAEIVDHYTYAILGDGCQMEGISNEACSLAGHWGLGKLIAFYDDNHISIDGDTDIAFTENVDARFQALGWHVIWVKNGNTGYDEIRAAIQEAKAVKDKPTLIKVTTTIGFGSPNKSNSYSVHGSALGAKEVDATRQNLGWPYEPLHVPEDVKSHWSRHTPAGAAIEAEWNAKFSAYEKKYPEEAAELKTIISGELPSGWEKALPTYTTESAADATRNLSQQCLNALVKVIPGFLGGSADLASSNMTLLKTFGDFQKSTPEERNIRFGVREHAMGAICNGIALHTPGFIPYCATFFVFTDYMRAAMRISALAEARVIYVMTHDSIGLGEDGPTHQPIEHLASFRAMPNIFMMRPADGTETAGAYKVAIESRKTPTVLALSRQKLPHLDGTSIEGVEKGGYIISDNSSGKNNPDVILIGTGSELEIAVKAADILRKEGKTVRVVSFVCWELFFAQSDEYKESVLPKAVEAKVSIEAGTTFGWAKIVGSKGKAIGIDSFGASAPAGKIYEEFGITVEAVVTAAKSIS